In Haemorhous mexicanus isolate bHaeMex1 chromosome 6, bHaeMex1.pri, whole genome shotgun sequence, a single window of DNA contains:
- the RTN4RL2 gene encoding reticulon-4 receptor-like 2, which yields MRPPTARDLPPGRRGVGRGPTGVGWTLGCHPETSVPARGAPRRSGCGRPGVSGEPPVRGDPGAAPELAARRGGAVPGHPTLSYPRPPAARREGAPRPTRCLLPAQPEVWLSHDPRGGRCHPGTSSPAWEYPMTRGYSLLSPAPRGSVGVPHEPRHALCSTGVRSPASGRSTIHGVPARRGNAPQFPVWAPRGAGSARVTPRVDAAGLWGTRNYRAATGRIHASPGVDPGRRAELWMKLSGCSLRGGMDTGGGGEKGGMLNTRSGGACRQPAPTRAPPHTWPRHARTWHRPVWGGGTDPPPDWGGRPAALLLLAALVWVPGGAPACPALCTCYVSPPTVSCQANNFSSVPAGLPPGARRLFLQNNVIGALRAGTFGPSTVTLWLYSNNISSIQPGTFRHLPALEELDLGDNPHLRVLAPDTFHGLHRLQALHLYRCRLANLPSGIFRGLRSLQYLYLQENGLLYLQDDLFADLANLSHLFLHGNRLRALSEGVFRGLSSLDRLLLHANRLAAIHRRAFGGLARLTILYLFNNSLVALPGDPLAALPSLQFLRLNANPWACDCRARPLWAWFRRTRVSSSPVPCASPPHRRGTDLRHLRPRDFDACPEDDDDDEDMEDGNGGNGVAVMGTPGRALGRPGTLPAAPPSAFYRDGLPPHDLRGPQPRPPPPSRDSRGPPEDASCPHDPCAPMAAAAPHRPPALLPLLALILPRL from the exons ATGCGGCCCCCCACGGCTCGGGACCTGCCCCCAGGTAGGCGCGGGGTCGGGCGGGGTCCCACGGGTGTCGGGTGGACCCTGGGGTGCCACCCGGAGACCTCGGTCCCGGCTCGGGGCGCCCCGCGGCGCTCGGGGTGCGGGCGCCCCGGGGTGAGTGGGGAGCCCCCGGTGCGCGGGGaccccggggccgccccggaACTCGCGGCCCGGCGCGGGGGCGCAGTCCCGGGGCACCCCACGTTGAGTTACCCGCGACCCCCGGCTGCCCGGCGCGAGGGTGCCCCGCGACCCACGAggtgcctgctgccagcccagcccgaGGTGTGGCTGTCTCACGACCCCCGGGGTGGCCGGTGCCACCCCGGGACCTCCAGCCCGGCGTGGGAGTACCCCATGACACGTGGGTACTCGCTGCTATCCCCGGCCCCCCGGGGCAGCGTGGGGGTGCCCCACGAACCCCGGCACGCCCTGTGCAGCACCGGCGTGCGTAGCCCGGCTTCCGGGCGCTCCACGATCCACGGGGTACCCG CCCGGCGTGGAAACGCCCCACAGTTCCCCGTGTGGGCACCGCGGGGAGCCGGGAGCGCCCGGGTCACGCCGCGGGTGGATGCCGCGGGTCTGTGGGGTACCCGCAACTACCGGG CGGCGACTGGGCGCATCCACGCATCCCCGGGCGTGGATCCAGGCCGCCGGGCTGAATTATGGATGAAGCTCTCGGGTTGCAGCCTGAGGGGGGGGATGGACAcgggtggggggggggagaagggggggaTGCTGAACACCCGGAGCGGCGGCGCGTGTCGTCAGCCCGCGCCCACGCGTGCCCCGCCCCACACGTGGCCGCGGCACGCGCGCACGTGGCACCGCCCcgtttggggagggggcacggaCCCCCCCCCAGACTGGG GCGGGCGCCCGgcggccctgctgctgctggcggcGCTGGTGTGGGTGCCCGGCGGGGCTCCCGCCTGCCCCGCGCTCTGCACCTGCTACGTCTCGCCGCCCACCGTCAGCTGCCAGGCCAACAACTTCTCCTCGGTGCCCGCGGGGCTCCCGCCCGGCGCCCGCCGCCTCTTCCTGCAGAACAACGTCATCGGGGCGCTGCGGGCGGGCACCTTCGGGCCCAGCACCGTCACCCTCTGGCTCTACTCCAACAACATCTCCTCCATCCAGCCGGGCACCTTCCGCCACCTGCCCGCCCTGGAGGAGCTCGACCTGGGTGACAACCCGCACCTCCGCGTCCTGGCCCCCGACACCTTCCACGGCCTCCACCGCCTCCAGGCCCTGCACCTGTACCGGTGCCGGCTGGCCAACCTGCCCAGCGGCATCTTCCGCGGCCTCCGCAGCCTCCAGTACCTCTACCTGCAGGAGAACGGGCTGCTCTACCTCCAG GACGACCTCTTTGCCGACCTGGCCAACCTGAGCCACCTCTTCCTGCACGGCAACCGGCTGCGGGCGCTGTCGGAGGGCGTCTTCCGGGGGCTGTCGAGCCTGGACCGCCTGCTGCTGCACGCCAACCGGCTGGCAGCCATCCACCGCCGCGCCTTCGGGGGGCTGGCGCGCCTCACCATCCTCTACCTGTTCAACAACAGCCTGGTGGCCCTGCCCGGGGACCCGCTGGCCGCGCTGCCCTCGCTCCAGTTCCTGCGCCTCAACGCCAACCCCTGGGCCTGCGACTGCCGTGCGCGCCCGCTCTGGGCCTGGTTCCGCCGCACGCGTGTCTCCAGCTCCCCGGTGCCGTGCGCCAGCCCCCCGCACCGCCGCGGCACCGACCTGCGCCACCTCCGCCCCCGCGACTTCGACGCCTGCCCCGAGGACGACGACGACGACGAGGACATGGAAGATGGCAACGGTGGCAACGGGGTGGCGGTGATGGGCACCCCGGGGCGGGCGCTGGGTCGCCCCGGCACCCTCCCGGCCGCGCCGCCCTCCGCCTTCTACCGCGACGGGCTGCCCCCCCACGACCTGCGGGGACCCCAGCCCCGGCCGCCCCCCCCGTCCCGTGACTCCCGCGGGCCCCCCGAGGACGCCAGCTGCCCCCACGACCCCTGTGCCCCCAtggccgccgccgcgccccacCGGCCCCCcgccctcctgcccctcctggctcTGATCCTGCCCCGACTCTGA
- the TIMM10 gene encoding mitochondrial import inner membrane translocase subunit Tim10, protein MDPLRAQQLAAELEVEMMADMYNRMTQACHRKCVPPFYKESELSKGECVCLDRCVAKYLEVHERMGKKLTELSLQDEELLKRMQQGSGTA, encoded by the exons ATGGATCCGCTGCGGGCTCAGCAGCTGGCGGCCGAGCTGGAGGTTGAGATGATGGCCGACATGTACAACCG GATGACCCAGGCGTGCCACCGCAAGTGCGTCCCCCCGTTCTACAAGGAGTCGGAGCTGTCCAAAGGGGAATGCGTGTGCCTGGATCGCTGCGTGGCCAAGTACCTGGAGGTGCACGAGCGGATGGGCAAGAAGTTGACGGAGCTGTCGCTGCAGGACGAGGAGCTGCTCAAGCGAATGCAGCAGGGCAGCGGCACCGCCTGA
- the SMTNL1 gene encoding smoothelin-like protein 1 yields the protein MGATGKLTASSGGTPVTALCPCSSDRSNMEALGDAETPTSETPTSTTPTASTPASDPPTASTPTPGTPTSDTPTPGTPTSDTPTFGTPTTDTPSPGTPTRGSPTPDTPSDPAAGQGEGSGEATTPRVGAEAREAGGDGGDTGGEGKNTGGEGEGTGGSGGCAGGEAAGDGGAEAPRGAGGDAREAGDGAGDAEAGTAGGTGGGTEEGTEGKAAPAAAGNSQRRQEPTWLQDEDDELWPEFPPCSSPEGATSPTSPTSPMSPTSPMSPTSPMSPTSPSSPMSPMSPASPASPTAGTTEDTGGSKRGAPAGGTRDKAASGAAGQKLRLEEARGRPRVGSRAQGRSAILEKFGGAAKGPAPHLRRSGGAATVKTMLLEWCRARTRGYPHVDVQNFSGSWGSGLAFCALLHSFFPDAFDFAALEPNARRDNFALAFATAEERAGCAPLLEVEDMVRLPVPDAKCVYTYVQELYRCLVAKGLVKTKKR from the exons ATGGGGGCCACGGGCAAGCTCACGGCGTCATCGGGGGGAACCCCAGTgacagccctgtgcccctgcagcagtGACCGCAGCAACATGGAGGCTCTGGGAGACGCTGAAACCCCCACCTCGGAGACCCCCACTTCGACAACCCCCACCGCGAGCACCCCCGCCTCGGACCCCCCCACCGCGAGCACCCCCACCCCCGGCACCCCCACCTCGGACACCCCGACCCCCGGCACCCCCACCTCGGACACCCCGACCTTCGGCACCCCCACCACCGACACCCCGAGCCCCGGCACCCCCACCCGCGGTAGCCCCACCCCGGACACCCCCTCTGACCCCGCCgcggggcagggggagggcagCGGGGAGGCGACGACTCCCCGGGTTGGGGCGGAGGCTCGGGAAGCGGGGGGCgatgggggggacacggggggtgaAGGGAAGAACAcggggggggaaggggagggtacggggggctcagggggttgCGCGGGCGGAGAGGCTGCCGGGGATGGCGGGGCAGAAGCGCCCAGGGGTGCCGGGGGCGATGCCCGTGAGGCCGGGGATGGTGCTGGCGATGCCGAGGCAGGGACAGCCGGGGGCACCGGAGGGGGTACCGAGGAGGGTACCGAGGGAAAAGCGGCGCCGGCAGCAGCTGGCAACTCCCAGCGCCGACAG GAACCCACTTGGCTTCAGGACGAGGATGACGAGCTGTGGCCTGAGTTCCCTCCCTGCTCGTCCCCAGAGGGGGCCACCAGCCCCACATCCCCTAcgtcccccatgtcccctacATCCCCCATGTCCCCTACATCCCCCATGTCCCCTACATCTCCCTCGTCCCCtatgtccccaatgtccccagcaTCTCCAGCATCCCCCACAG CTGGCACCACCGAGGACACGGGGGGCAGCAAGAG GGGTGCTCCAgcgggggggacacgggacaaGGCAGCCTCCGGTGCAGCGGGACAGAagctgaggctggaggaggcCAGGGGACGGCCACGAGTGGGGAGTCGGGCACAGGGGCGCAGCGCCATCCTGGAGAAGTTTGGAGG ggctgccaaggGCCCAGCCCCACACCTGCGGCGCTCAGGGGGCGCCGCCACGGTCAAGACGATGCTGCTGGAGTGGTGCCGCGCCCGCACCCGCGGGTACCCG CACGTGGACGTGCAGAACTTCtcggggagctggggcagcgGCCTGGCTTTCTGCGCCCTCCTGCACAGCTTCTTCCCCGACGCCTTCGACTTCGCCGCCCTGGAGCCCAACGCCCGCCGGGACAACTTCGCTCTGGCCTTCGCCACCGCCGA GGAGCGGGCGGGCTGTGCCCCCCTGCTGGAGGTGGAGGACATGGTGCGGCTGCCGGTGCCCGACGCCAAGTGCGTGTACACGTACGTGCAGGAGCTGTACCGCTGCCTGGTGGCCAAGGGGCTCGTCAAGACCAAGAAGCGCTGA
- the UBE2L6 gene encoding ubiquitin/ISG15-conjugating enzyme E2 L6 isoform X2 yields MAGRIAKELDENNPPYNTGAFRFELTFSPNHPLEPPCATLRTPIHHPSVDLEGRVCQPLTTHAHWEPATRAIQVLQDLLLQLDSPDPRRLLRPDVARELQERPEEFRRRAEEHTRLHAEPRPDPRT; encoded by the exons ATGGCCGGGCGGATCGCCAAG GAGCTGGACGAG AACAACCCCCCATACAACACGGGCGCCTTCCGCTTCGAGCTGACCTTCTCCCCCAACCACCCGCTGGAGCCGCCCTGCGCCACCCTCCGCACCCCCATCCACCACCCCAGCGTGGACCTCGAGGGCCGCGTctgccagcccctcaccacCCACGCGCACTGGGAGCCCGCCACCCGCGCCATCCAAG tgctccaggacctgctgctgcagctggacagcCCAGATCCCCGGCGGCTGCTGCGGCCGGACGTGGcccgggagctgcaggagcGCCCCGAGGAGTTCCGGCGCCGGGCAGAGGAACACACCCGGCTCCACGCCGAGCCGCGCCCCGACCCCCGCACATAA
- the UBE2L6 gene encoding ubiquitin/ISG15-conjugating enzyme E2 L6 isoform X1: MAGRIAKELDEVRRWEGARDVRPLDGNVRRWGGLLLPNNPPYNTGAFRFELTFSPNHPLEPPCATLRTPIHHPSVDLEGRVCQPLTTHAHWEPATRAIQVLQDLLLQLDSPDPRRLLRPDVARELQERPEEFRRRAEEHTRLHAEPRPDPRT; the protein is encoded by the exons ATGGCCGGGCGGATCGCCAAG GAGCTGGACGAGGTGCGGCGCTGGGAGGGGGCCCGCGACGTGCGGCCGCTGGACGGGAACGTGCGGCGCTGGGGGGgactcctgctgcct AACAACCCCCCATACAACACGGGCGCCTTCCGCTTCGAGCTGACCTTCTCCCCCAACCACCCGCTGGAGCCGCCCTGCGCCACCCTCCGCACCCCCATCCACCACCCCAGCGTGGACCTCGAGGGCCGCGTctgccagcccctcaccacCCACGCGCACTGGGAGCCCGCCACCCGCGCCATCCAAG tgctccaggacctgctgctgcagctggacagcCCAGATCCCCGGCGGCTGCTGCGGCCGGACGTGGcccgggagctgcaggagcGCCCCGAGGAGTTCCGGCGCCGGGCAGAGGAACACACCCGGCTCCACGCCGAGCCGCGCCCCGACCCCCGCACATAA
- the UBE2L6 gene encoding ubiquitin/ISG15-conjugating enzyme E2 L6 isoform X3, which yields MAGRIAKNNPPYNTGAFRFELTFSPNHPLEPPCATLRTPIHHPSVDLEGRVCQPLTTHAHWEPATRAIQVLQDLLLQLDSPDPRRLLRPDVARELQERPEEFRRRAEEHTRLHAEPRPDPRT from the exons ATGGCCGGGCGGATCGCCAAG AACAACCCCCCATACAACACGGGCGCCTTCCGCTTCGAGCTGACCTTCTCCCCCAACCACCCGCTGGAGCCGCCCTGCGCCACCCTCCGCACCCCCATCCACCACCCCAGCGTGGACCTCGAGGGCCGCGTctgccagcccctcaccacCCACGCGCACTGGGAGCCCGCCACCCGCGCCATCCAAG tgctccaggacctgctgctgcagctggacagcCCAGATCCCCGGCGGCTGCTGCGGCCGGACGTGGcccgggagctgcaggagcGCCCCGAGGAGTTCCGGCGCCGGGCAGAGGAACACACCCGGCTCCACGCCGAGCCGCGCCCCGACCCCCGCACATAA
- the SERPING1 gene encoding plasma protease C1 inhibitor isoform X2, with protein MGPASWTHPWAGPPRRGNETETCRGICHPRTGDPPPRQGRSRPDLSASLDRQEPTRRAPSMSIKTLWLPLAWLVATATVTVTPVLTLEASPSWMPLLRESPTPSVPPVPPAPPARTPAPSQDVGPHVLPVPTPSAHPEGLPGWGVTDAPSPALPEGALEGLDTAANGTTAVPTPGTSAPPCPGDEEPTDTCGEPTGEQRAAVAEALVTFALRFYQRMAEEAGPDVNLLFSPINVAMGLSHLLLGARGETQERLAALLAYPQGLHCVHGALQQLASTPGLFSAAQIFHHPELQLRPRFLNDSLRFYGARPYALSGNESLDLQRINAWVREASKGLLPSLLSALPPEPSLLLLSAVHLRAAWCTPLDRKKTVLLPFMRPGQRPRKVPTMTSAKYPVASFTDSRLRVQVGRLELNGGLSLVVLMPREPLEPLESLERALDPATFLALLRRAARTAPRATALSLPRLRLDLTLDIVPLIHDMDFGLFLDAELCGLARGPAAVDTARHRAVLALDEAGVEAAAAMATSVARSALVLEALRPFLFVLWHNTGDFPVFMGRLSDPQP; from the exons ATGGGGCCGGCATCCTGGACACACCCCTGGGCCGGGCCTCCCCGCCGGGGAAACGAAACTGAAACGTGCAGGGGTATTTGTCACCCCCGCACCGGAGACCCTCCACCCCG GCAGGGTCGGAGCCGGCCAGATCTCTCGGCGTCGCTGGACAGGCAGGAACCGACCCGCCGGGCACCCAG CATGTCCATCAAGACACTCTGGCTGCCTCTGGCGTGGCTAGTGGCCACAGCCACGGTCACTGTCACCCCG gtgctcaCTCTGGAGGCCTCTCCCAGCTGGATGCCACTGCTCAGAGAGTCCCCGACACCGtctgtgccccctgtgccccctgcaccccctgctCGTACCCCGGCTCCCTCGCAGGACGTGGGGCCCCACGTGCTGCCCGTGCCCACCCCCAGCGCTCACCCCGAggggctgcctggctggggtGTCACAGATGCCCCCAGCCCCGCATTGCCCGAgggggcactggaggggctggaCACTGCAGCCAATGGCACCACGGCAGTGCCCACACCTGGCACCAGCGCCCCACCGTGCCCTGGGGACGAGGAGCCGACCGACACCTGCGGGGAGCCCACGGGGGAGCAGCGGGCTGCCGTGGCCGAGGCTCTGGTCACCTTTGCCCTCCGCTTCTACCAGCGCATGGCAGAGGAGGCCGGGCCTGACGTCAACCTGCTCTTCTCGCCCATCAACGTCGCCATGGGGCTCTCGCACCTGCTGCTGG GCGCCCGCGGAGAAACCCAGGAGCGGCTGGCCGCCCTCCTGGCGTACCCTCAGGGGCTGCACTGTGTGCACGGCGCCCTACAGCAGCTGGCCAGCACGCCAGGCCTCTTCTCGGCCGCCCAGATCTTCCACCACCCAG agctgcagctccggCCCCGCTTCCTCAACGACTCCCTGCGCTTCTACGGCGCCCGCCCGTACGCCCTGAGCGGCAACGAGAGCCTGGACCTGCAGCGCATCAACGCCTGGGTGCGGGAGGCCAGCAAGGGGCTGCTGCCCTCGCTGCTCTCCGCGCTGCCCCCcgagcccagcctgctgctgctcagtgccgTCCACCTGCGCG CCGCCTGGTGCACGCCGCTGGACCGCAAGAAGACGGTGCTGCTGCCCTTCATGCGGCCCGGGCAGCGCCCCCGCAAGGTGCCCACCATGACCAGCGCCAAGTACCCGGTGGCCTCCTTCACCGACTCCCGCCTGCGGGTCCAG GTGGGGCGGCTGGAGCTGAACGGGGGGCTGAGCCTCGTGGTGCTGATGCCGCGGGAGCCCTTGGAGCCTCTGGAGTCTCTGGAGCGGGCGCTGGACCCCGCCACCTTCCTGGCGCTGCTACGGCGGGCGGCCCGCACCGCGCCTCGGGCCACCGCGCTGTCCCTGCCCCGCCTGCGCCTCGACCTCACCCTGGACATTGTGCCTCTGATCCACGACATGG ACTTCGGGCTGTTCCTGGACGCGGAGCTGTGCGGGCTGGCGCGGGGCCCGGCCGCGGTGGACACGGCGCGGCACCGGGCGGTGCTGGCGCTGGACGAGGCCGGCGtggaggcggcggcggccatGGCCACCTCGGTGGCGCGCTCGGCCCTGGTGCTGGAGGCCCTGCGCCCCTTCCTCTTCGTCCTCTGGCACAACACCGGCGACTTCCCCGTCTTCATGGGCCGTCTCAGCGACCCCCAGCCCTGA
- the SERPING1 gene encoding plasma protease C1 inhibitor isoform X3 has protein sequence MVIGARCHGDGLRGVTPLGGRDEVLRPRPRHGQGRSRPDLSASLDRQEPTRRAPSMSIKTLWLPLAWLVATATVTVTPVLTLEASPSWMPLLRESPTPSVPPVPPAPPARTPAPSQDVGPHVLPVPTPSAHPEGLPGWGVTDAPSPALPEGALEGLDTAANGTTAVPTPGTSAPPCPGDEEPTDTCGEPTGEQRAAVAEALVTFALRFYQRMAEEAGPDVNLLFSPINVAMGLSHLLLGARGETQERLAALLAYPQGLHCVHGALQQLASTPGLFSAAQIFHHPELQLRPRFLNDSLRFYGARPYALSGNESLDLQRINAWVREASKGLLPSLLSALPPEPSLLLLSAVHLRAAWCTPLDRKKTVLLPFMRPGQRPRKVPTMTSAKYPVASFTDSRLRVQVGRLELNGGLSLVVLMPREPLEPLESLERALDPATFLALLRRAARTAPRATALSLPRLRLDLTLDIVPLIHDMDFGLFLDAELCGLARGPAAVDTARHRAVLALDEAGVEAAAAMATSVARSALVLEALRPFLFVLWHNTGDFPVFMGRLSDPQP, from the exons ATGGTGATCGGTGCCCGGTGCCACGGGGATGGGCTCCGTGGGGTCACGCCTCTGGGCGGGCGGGACGAGGTTCTACGGCCGCGCCCCCGGCACGG GCAGGGTCGGAGCCGGCCAGATCTCTCGGCGTCGCTGGACAGGCAGGAACCGACCCGCCGGGCACCCAG CATGTCCATCAAGACACTCTGGCTGCCTCTGGCGTGGCTAGTGGCCACAGCCACGGTCACTGTCACCCCG gtgctcaCTCTGGAGGCCTCTCCCAGCTGGATGCCACTGCTCAGAGAGTCCCCGACACCGtctgtgccccctgtgccccctgcaccccctgctCGTACCCCGGCTCCCTCGCAGGACGTGGGGCCCCACGTGCTGCCCGTGCCCACCCCCAGCGCTCACCCCGAggggctgcctggctggggtGTCACAGATGCCCCCAGCCCCGCATTGCCCGAgggggcactggaggggctggaCACTGCAGCCAATGGCACCACGGCAGTGCCCACACCTGGCACCAGCGCCCCACCGTGCCCTGGGGACGAGGAGCCGACCGACACCTGCGGGGAGCCCACGGGGGAGCAGCGGGCTGCCGTGGCCGAGGCTCTGGTCACCTTTGCCCTCCGCTTCTACCAGCGCATGGCAGAGGAGGCCGGGCCTGACGTCAACCTGCTCTTCTCGCCCATCAACGTCGCCATGGGGCTCTCGCACCTGCTGCTGG GCGCCCGCGGAGAAACCCAGGAGCGGCTGGCCGCCCTCCTGGCGTACCCTCAGGGGCTGCACTGTGTGCACGGCGCCCTACAGCAGCTGGCCAGCACGCCAGGCCTCTTCTCGGCCGCCCAGATCTTCCACCACCCAG agctgcagctccggCCCCGCTTCCTCAACGACTCCCTGCGCTTCTACGGCGCCCGCCCGTACGCCCTGAGCGGCAACGAGAGCCTGGACCTGCAGCGCATCAACGCCTGGGTGCGGGAGGCCAGCAAGGGGCTGCTGCCCTCGCTGCTCTCCGCGCTGCCCCCcgagcccagcctgctgctgctcagtgccgTCCACCTGCGCG CCGCCTGGTGCACGCCGCTGGACCGCAAGAAGACGGTGCTGCTGCCCTTCATGCGGCCCGGGCAGCGCCCCCGCAAGGTGCCCACCATGACCAGCGCCAAGTACCCGGTGGCCTCCTTCACCGACTCCCGCCTGCGGGTCCAG GTGGGGCGGCTGGAGCTGAACGGGGGGCTGAGCCTCGTGGTGCTGATGCCGCGGGAGCCCTTGGAGCCTCTGGAGTCTCTGGAGCGGGCGCTGGACCCCGCCACCTTCCTGGCGCTGCTACGGCGGGCGGCCCGCACCGCGCCTCGGGCCACCGCGCTGTCCCTGCCCCGCCTGCGCCTCGACCTCACCCTGGACATTGTGCCTCTGATCCACGACATGG ACTTCGGGCTGTTCCTGGACGCGGAGCTGTGCGGGCTGGCGCGGGGCCCGGCCGCGGTGGACACGGCGCGGCACCGGGCGGTGCTGGCGCTGGACGAGGCCGGCGtggaggcggcggcggccatGGCCACCTCGGTGGCGCGCTCGGCCCTGGTGCTGGAGGCCCTGCGCCCCTTCCTCTTCGTCCTCTGGCACAACACCGGCGACTTCCCCGTCTTCATGGGCCGTCTCAGCGACCCCCAGCCCTGA
- the SERPING1 gene encoding plasma protease C1 inhibitor isoform X1 has protein sequence MGSVGSRLWAGGTRFYGRAPGTGGWGQMGRGRPATPVTAGLPGPAGDRKLESRADGQGRSRPDLSASLDRQEPTRRAPSMSIKTLWLPLAWLVATATVTVTPVLTLEASPSWMPLLRESPTPSVPPVPPAPPARTPAPSQDVGPHVLPVPTPSAHPEGLPGWGVTDAPSPALPEGALEGLDTAANGTTAVPTPGTSAPPCPGDEEPTDTCGEPTGEQRAAVAEALVTFALRFYQRMAEEAGPDVNLLFSPINVAMGLSHLLLGARGETQERLAALLAYPQGLHCVHGALQQLASTPGLFSAAQIFHHPELQLRPRFLNDSLRFYGARPYALSGNESLDLQRINAWVREASKGLLPSLLSALPPEPSLLLLSAVHLRAAWCTPLDRKKTVLLPFMRPGQRPRKVPTMTSAKYPVASFTDSRLRVQVGRLELNGGLSLVVLMPREPLEPLESLERALDPATFLALLRRAARTAPRATALSLPRLRLDLTLDIVPLIHDMDFGLFLDAELCGLARGPAAVDTARHRAVLALDEAGVEAAAAMATSVARSALVLEALRPFLFVLWHNTGDFPVFMGRLSDPQP, from the exons ATGGGCTCCGTGGGGTCACGCCTCTGGGCGGGCGGGACGAGGTTCTACGGCCGCGCCCCCGGCACGGGTGGGTGGGGACAGATGGGCCGGGGGCGGCCGGCGACCCCCGTCACCGCGGGACTCCCAGGGCCGGCGGGTGACAGAAAGCTGGAATCCCGCGCAGACGG GCAGGGTCGGAGCCGGCCAGATCTCTCGGCGTCGCTGGACAGGCAGGAACCGACCCGCCGGGCACCCAG CATGTCCATCAAGACACTCTGGCTGCCTCTGGCGTGGCTAGTGGCCACAGCCACGGTCACTGTCACCCCG gtgctcaCTCTGGAGGCCTCTCCCAGCTGGATGCCACTGCTCAGAGAGTCCCCGACACCGtctgtgccccctgtgccccctgcaccccctgctCGTACCCCGGCTCCCTCGCAGGACGTGGGGCCCCACGTGCTGCCCGTGCCCACCCCCAGCGCTCACCCCGAggggctgcctggctggggtGTCACAGATGCCCCCAGCCCCGCATTGCCCGAgggggcactggaggggctggaCACTGCAGCCAATGGCACCACGGCAGTGCCCACACCTGGCACCAGCGCCCCACCGTGCCCTGGGGACGAGGAGCCGACCGACACCTGCGGGGAGCCCACGGGGGAGCAGCGGGCTGCCGTGGCCGAGGCTCTGGTCACCTTTGCCCTCCGCTTCTACCAGCGCATGGCAGAGGAGGCCGGGCCTGACGTCAACCTGCTCTTCTCGCCCATCAACGTCGCCATGGGGCTCTCGCACCTGCTGCTGG GCGCCCGCGGAGAAACCCAGGAGCGGCTGGCCGCCCTCCTGGCGTACCCTCAGGGGCTGCACTGTGTGCACGGCGCCCTACAGCAGCTGGCCAGCACGCCAGGCCTCTTCTCGGCCGCCCAGATCTTCCACCACCCAG agctgcagctccggCCCCGCTTCCTCAACGACTCCCTGCGCTTCTACGGCGCCCGCCCGTACGCCCTGAGCGGCAACGAGAGCCTGGACCTGCAGCGCATCAACGCCTGGGTGCGGGAGGCCAGCAAGGGGCTGCTGCCCTCGCTGCTCTCCGCGCTGCCCCCcgagcccagcctgctgctgctcagtgccgTCCACCTGCGCG CCGCCTGGTGCACGCCGCTGGACCGCAAGAAGACGGTGCTGCTGCCCTTCATGCGGCCCGGGCAGCGCCCCCGCAAGGTGCCCACCATGACCAGCGCCAAGTACCCGGTGGCCTCCTTCACCGACTCCCGCCTGCGGGTCCAG GTGGGGCGGCTGGAGCTGAACGGGGGGCTGAGCCTCGTGGTGCTGATGCCGCGGGAGCCCTTGGAGCCTCTGGAGTCTCTGGAGCGGGCGCTGGACCCCGCCACCTTCCTGGCGCTGCTACGGCGGGCGGCCCGCACCGCGCCTCGGGCCACCGCGCTGTCCCTGCCCCGCCTGCGCCTCGACCTCACCCTGGACATTGTGCCTCTGATCCACGACATGG ACTTCGGGCTGTTCCTGGACGCGGAGCTGTGCGGGCTGGCGCGGGGCCCGGCCGCGGTGGACACGGCGCGGCACCGGGCGGTGCTGGCGCTGGACGAGGCCGGCGtggaggcggcggcggccatGGCCACCTCGGTGGCGCGCTCGGCCCTGGTGCTGGAGGCCCTGCGCCCCTTCCTCTTCGTCCTCTGGCACAACACCGGCGACTTCCCCGTCTTCATGGGCCGTCTCAGCGACCCCCAGCCCTGA
- the YPEL4 gene encoding protein yippee-like 4, with translation MPPPGRRRLPPAARLPPRTFRSYLPRSHRTYSCVHCRAHLARHEELISKSFQGSHGRAYLFNSVVNVGCGPAEQRLLLTGLHSVADIFCQSCNTTLGWKYEQAFESSQKYKEGKFIIEMSHMVKENGWD, from the exons ATGCCGCCCCCGGGCCGCCGCCGCctgccgcccgccgcccgcctgCCGCCGCGCACCTTCCGCAGTTACCTGCCGCGCTCGCACCGCACCTACAGCTGCGTGCACTGCCGGGCGCACCTGGCCCGCCACGAAGAGCTCATCTCTAAG TCCTTCCAGGGCAGCCACGGCCGTGCCTACCTGTTCAACTCCGT GGTGAACGTGGGCTGCGGCCCGGCTGAACAGCGCCTGCTGCTGACGGGGCTGCACTCGGTGGCCGACATCTTCTGCCAGAGCTGCAATACCACCCTGGGCTGGAAATAC GAGCAGGCGTTCGAGAGCAGCCAGAAGTACAAGGAGGGGAAGTTCATCATCGAGATGTCGCACATGGTGAAGGAGAACGGCTGGGACTGA